A region of the Enterobacter hormaechei ATCC 49162 genome:
AGCCATTGAGCTGAAGCCAGGTGAGAAGCTGCTGGAGCCTGAAGCCGGGCGTGGAGATCTGCTGGCCTGCATCGACGCCAATCCGGAAGACGTTACCTGCATAGAAGTCGCACCTCTCTTCGCTGATATACTGCTTGGCAAGGGGTACACAAATACGGTCTGCTGCGACTTCATGAAGTGGTCTGAGGACAACGCAGGCTATCAGTTCGACAAAATCGTCATGAACCCGCCCTACTCTCTTGGCCGTCACAGAGAGCATACGCTGGCCGCGCTGGAGCATCTTAAAGTCGGCGGGCGACTGGTGGCAGTACTGCCGGGTGATGCGCCAGTTCTGAACTGGATGACGCTGGATAATTACGTTTATGCCAAAGGGAAGTCGTTTACTGACGAGTTTGAAGACACCGGAATCACTGTCAGCGTATACGTTTTCAAACGCGCAAAATGATAGGTAAATACTTACCTAATTTATGTAAGAATAGAGCCACTTTATCAGAGGTAAACACATGAGCGGAAAATCGAGAATTACATTCGCCAGCGTTAATCAGGCGAAGCTGCCATTTAATTTAGTGCTACAGGGGAACGCAGGAACGCCTGCCGGAACCATCAAAATTGACAAGGAGCTTGTGACGTTCGAAGGTAACTTTGATGAATCGGCGCAGGTTTTTATCGAACATCTGGCACGCCGTTGGAGCCAGCAGTGGAGAGACCTTGAGAAACGCGCCAATGAGTTTGACCGGTTCATGGGCGCAATGGACACAGCAAAAGAGGCTCTGGCTGCCGGCACTCCGTTAGATCTGGAGTCGCTTTTCAAAGGAGAGATGGCCTCTGCGATGTTCGCCACCATGTTCGCAGGTGAGTTCGTCCGCAGCGGCGCCAGAAATTACCTGGAGCTGGGGTACAACGTTCCTGAAATGGGCGAGTTTACCGTCACCATCCAGCGTAAAGAAGGTAAGACGCCAGGCGAACGCATCGCTGAACTTGAGGCCGTTGTGGATCAGCGTAACGGCGAGTGCGTCCGTTTGATCAACGAACGTGATGCGCTGCGCGAAGAACAGCTGAATAAAGGCTCGAACACACGCGCGGCCGCAGACATCTACTTCCAGTTGGTTGAGGAATGCCAGATCCCTCCAGGTGGCTCTTTGGTCGAGTACGTTCGCGAATTGCAGGAGAAAGCAGAGAGGTGCGCGGCATGAATGATCTGCTTGTCGAGCGAGTCTCCGCTTTTGTTAAGTCTCCGCTGGATAATCCCCTCACCCGTGGCGAGCAGATGGAGTTGGCAAGGTGGTTTCTGCATATCCATGAGCAGATGGAAGTTTTTAAACAGTTGCCGGATCTGCCCATTACAGACGGCCATGTTCAGCAGGTGATTAACAGCCACGAAAAAGGCTGGGCGATGATTGTGCCGTGCAAAATTACCTACGAGCTGGCTAAGGAAGTGCAGGCTAACAGAGCAAGGAGTAAGGAAGAGTAACTATGAAGTTGGGTAATGCCGTTTCGCTGTTTTTTACAGCATTACTGGAAGGTTTCAATTATCGCTTTTGTCCGGTCTGGGATAAGGCGCTGGATACGCTTATTGAGGAAGGAACGCTGCTTGAGGTGCGAAATGGGATCGCTCTGTTTGAGCGCGATGCCCAGCTATATGAAGTGTTCGTCGGGGCTGGCTTCAACCACTTCGGGCATCTTATTAGCTTGAATACCAAAGCCATCGACGAGAGCGTCATGCGCCGTCCGTCGTTCCGTGTAATGGATAAGCTGCAACGTCATGTAGATGCCGAATTACTCCGCGTAGCCAAAGAAAAAGAACGAGAGCTACAGACGATGATTGGATCGCATATCGCTGAGTAAATGAAGGCCACTATTGTGGCCTTTAACAATTTGTTTTCTACATTTTCTTATCTGTGAAAATAACTGCATCCAGAAAACAACGGAGTTAAGAATGTCCAGTATTTCCAAAGCCCATATGTTTGCCGCTGGCGCTCATGGCGGCGTTGGCCAGAAAAGAAAATATACCGGTGAAGACTACATCAACCACCCGGTTGCTGTCCGCGAGACTGTTGCCTGGCATGGTGGAACCGTGGAGATGCAGATCGCGGCGCTGCTGCATGATGTGGTCGAAGACACCCATGTCACCATAGAGATGGTTCGTGAGCACTTCGGTGAGCACGTAGCCGAAATGGTTCTGGCTCTGACCAACATTGCCAGACCAGAAGACGGCAATCGAATACAGCGCTTCATCATCAACGTCCGGGAGCTGGAGCAAACCCCAAATACCAATACCTTGAGCGTATCGTGAACGCGGTACGTGATGGACTGAAAGCGCTTGACGATCAAGCGAGAGAAGCAGTCGGTTAAGTGTTATAGTCAGGCGCTTTTATATTTATGGAGTGAATATGAAAAATATCCTACTGGCATCATTGTTGGTGGCATCGCCAGCTGCATTTGCAGCCAGCTTCGACTGCCAAAAGGCTTCGACAGAAGTCGAACACAAAATCTGCGATAACGAACGCCTGTCAAAATTAGATGAACAACTTAGCTCTACCTATTCTATTGCTCTCAAAGCGAACCCGGGGGATGCAGACACCCTAAAGACGGTTCAACGTCAGTGGATAAATATGCGTGGAAAACTCACTGATGATAAGGCTCTTGAGCTGGTTTATCTTATCCAAATTAATGGACTCAAGGGGTTGGATGGTTCGGCCAGCACAGCGGTGGTCAATGAGACACCGAAGCCGGTGCAGAAGCAGCCTGAAGTTCAGGAAAAGACAAGCAAGGCAGACGCAAAGCAGGCTAAGAGCGGTGATGAGCTAACTCTGGAGTCATTCCGAGCTAAGTATATTGAAGTTGACGGTGAATACTACAGCACGACATCCCTTCCCGGAGGGAGTTCGTTCTTATTCACCTGCGCCAGTCGCATTGCCGATGACCAAGTTAATGTCTGGAAGAAGTACGCAGCAAAAGAGGGCAAGATCGACCTTTTCTTTGAGCTTGAGACTCGAATACACACCGCGATGCTGAATGCCAATTTTCAGAAGCTGAATAGTGATTTAACTAAAACAGGCATTTGCGATCTGATTACCGCTGTTCCGTAAGCCAGATAAGGCCACTATTTGTGGCCTTAAACAATTTGTTTTATAGGTGGTGAAATTAATGGAACCCCAGGCGAACTAAATCCATTGGGCAGAACAGACCCTCCACACCTTCGATAGACACGCAGTCAGAACGGCGTAATTGTTCTTCTGATTTGCCTTCTCCGCAGATTTCCTTGATGACTCCCGTTGCACCATTCGTTGCCACCATCACTCGGCTGCCGGTAGTGATAGCGTTACGGTTGCGATCATAGGTCTTCATCGTTTCCTCCTTTCACTTGGGTCAAATCAGGTTTCAAAAATTGCCGCTTTTCATGTATGTGCGGTTTGCAAAATCTCAAGTTCCGAAACAAATTGTTTTCACCACCTTGTTATTCAATTAACCAGTAAAGTTGACCAGTACCGTAAAAAATACTACTGTTTATACATACAGTGTTGAGGGTGAACAATGGGTAGCAAGAATTCCAAATATGTGATCGTCTATAGGGGCGAAGCACTCGAGCACTTAATACCTGGACAGTTCGTTTTCTTCCAACGTAAAAAAGAATACGGCGATGGATTCTGGCTTGGTAAAACGCATGAGGACGGGTTCGAGTTTGTGCTGGAACAACCCACTTCACTTAGTTACGGGCTTGCGTATCTGATCAGTCTGTCTAGTGTTGAAGCGAGACATATGGAGTTTGTGGACGACATAGATGATTTTAAATTGACCTAATTACCCCTTAAACATTTTGTTTTCAGTCTTTTGTTATCTGAGATAATAACGCATATAAGAAAACAATTTGTTTAAGGAGTTGGTATGTTGAAGCTCACGGAAGTCTACAAAACGGCAGTGATCAGCACCGCTCATGTAACGGCAGCGGATTCAGAACGGCTACCCATTGCCTGCTTCGACCCACTTACTGATCGCGGGTTGAATTGGGTACACGGTACACAGTACGGCTGGATTGTTCGTGCTGGAATGCGAGGGAATGACTGGAAAGAAGAGCTGCGTGAGTATGGCATTTCCGAAGAGACGATCTCTAACATACAGACCATAGTGGATGCCGGCTTTGACGCGGTTCACTTCGATTGCGACGCCGAGCTGGTGGACGGATTACCTGGCTGGGACTGGTAAGCCTTTTTTTTTGTCGTGGACAGATCGGCTCTCCATGTGAGATACCAGATATCAGAGCCGATCTCATAAGGGACATTTTCTGCATGGAACTATTCCAGTACCTTCAGTCGCTATACCCGCAGCTGACCCCAAATAACAGCAAAATTCATTTAGCCAGCACCAACGAATATAAAGAAAACCCGATACAGGAGTTCGTGAAAGAGACGTTCGACGACTGGCAATGCCTGCAGAAGCTGAAAAGCTTCAATCGTACCTACGTTGTCTCTCTTATTCAGACTGAAGATAAGGCGCGATTTCTCTATGCTGGCACCTATCTCAACGTTGGGTGTTCTCTGACAGCATCACATGCAGTACCTGGCCGGAACGAAGACTACTATCTCTATCAACTGACACCTGTTCCTGAACTGGATGAATATCGTGGACGTTTGTATGTCAGTGCGGAGCGTCCTCGCAGATCTATTTTGAACGGCGAAACTCTTGCCGGAAAACTGCGAGTCGTTGAGATTGCGCCATCCTGTCTATCATTTGGCGAGTTTCCCGGCTACAAAGACGTAGTTCTGGACAGAGCCAGTCTCGGAACCATCATTCGGCAGGAGTTAAAGTCGTGGAGAACTGCACTGAGTATTGTCAAAGGCATCTACCTGCTGACTGATGTTGATGGCGAGAAGTTGTATGTTGGCCAGGCAAACGGCAAAGGCGGAATATGGGGAAGATGGAAGACCTACTTTAAAACGGGTCACGGCGGGAATGCTGGCCTGATTGAAGCGTTTGGAACCGGCGATGAGGAAAGGCTCAAGAATGTCACGTTCTCTATTCTGGAAATCATGGACATTAACAGTGACGCCTGCGAGATAAACCGACGAGAATCACACTGGAAACGCATACTGCTTTCTCGTTCAGTAGGACACAATAGGAATTGAGTTATTGTCGAAATTGTAGCGTTTTTGTTTACCCATATAAGAAAACAAGTAAATAACAAGGTCTATAATATCTTGACTAAGTAGTTGATCGGCCCACGAGTCAACCGATTACTGAAACGAGACATTTGAGAGGACAATATGACGGATACAGCTTTTTCAAAATCGCTACAAAAGGAAGTCGACCCTGAGCAGTACTTGGCACTTAAAAATTTAGATGACAGCTCAATTCATGCTGTCGCTCGCGAAGACATCATCTGTCCAATTTGCAAAGTTGGAGGTGGATCGTTCGTTAGAGCCTCCAGGAATGATGGTTATTACAAGAAGGCTCATTTCAGATTTACCGGTGAATCTGGTCAAGGCCACCATCCATCATGTGACTTCTACGGAGATAGGCTAACATCTGAGGTAAGGCAGCACCTTGTCACATTCACGAAAGATCGAACAAAGTATTCGCAGGTAATACGAAAACTGGTATGCGCCGGCATACAGGAAGGGATTTTTACGCAAGAAAAAATGTGGCAGATGAGGGAATGGTTCTTCAATAAGCGTAAGGACTCCACATTTGAAATATGGCTGGAAAAGGGTCATTTGGACTGGCTTGATTATATTAGCGGGTTACGTGAATCATATTTGGCATGGACAAACCCGGATATTATGCCTTTCTCACCCATTCAGGCTACTGTGCCTGGTTTTTCTTGGTCTCGTGCAATTGACAAAGAGGTGCTAAGAGTTCACATCAAGACTCTCCAGCAATTGCGTAAAATTTCAGTATCCCATAGAGACATTTCGGCAATCTTAGAACACATAGATAATAATCGTGGCCGTACAATTCTCGACCCATCGCTTTTGGAAGATGAGATAAATAAGACTTACAAGCTTACTGGGTTTGTGATGAGCAATTACATTGAGTTTAAGGCAAAAACGGTTAGCGACAGAGCATATGGAGAGGCTAAGTTTCTGGCATTTGCCGCACTGCTGTTATTCGTGTCTGATTGGGACCTCAACATTGCTATTGGTAAGTTTTCCAAGATTGCCAGAGTGAAGGAGGTTGATGACATGCTGGCTGGTAATTTCATTGGTCTTAACCCTTACATCCGGTACGACGTGGCTAAAGCTGTGAAGAAATTGCAGGATAACTGGCCGATTGAATACCAAGAGTTGGAACATTGGGATGTAGAAAAATCTATGCGTGAGGCATATGAAAAGTGGTGTTCGACAGAGCCAGAATTCGCTCCACCTCTTTTACCCGACCTGTATGTTACCCAACACGAGAAAGAAGTCGCACGAGACGAGGAAATCAGGCAGTGGATTAAGAACGGAGATGTTTGAGCACAACTAGCTTAATCAATCCGTTGACATTGGCGGTCACAAATTGAGGATTTCTATAAGAATCCGTTGATCGCCACTTTCCCCACCCATCCAACCTACCCCGGCCCAGGCGTGACAAGGCATTTAAGCCAATTACACCCATAAGAAAACAAATAAATAACACATCAACGAAAAGTCAACGCTTCCCCCTGATTTGGTCTAAAAAGTTGACGTTTTCACACGCCATCTCTTATACGCAAAATCCTGCGCACCAGAATCCATCTCCCTGCGACAAAACGTCAAAAACGACTAGTGATACCACCCAAAAACAAACACGCTCAGAAGCGCTCCCGTTGCGTTATATTGGACGTCTAAACAAGTTGTTTTCATGCACAAGAAAACAAGTTAACCACACCCACAGGAAACTCAGAGACGCCATTAGCCGCAATCCCGGAAACACCCACCTCTTCCTGTCAGGCTACCGAAAAGACCCACCTCTTTGCCACAGGCTACAGACCACCCACCTAATCTTCCCAGGCTACCGAGAACGCAGCTCGCGCACGTAAACCTCTACACGCCATTACCCAATACACGGAGAAGAACAGTCAGAACGAAACCCCGTACAACCCCAGACCAGAACAGGAACCGTCGCCATCTCGTTTACCCACCATTACCCCGAAAGAGAGCGCAAATTCCTGAATAGCAGGGAACGCCATTACTTCACATGCGGAGAACAGCAAAAGCGCCCTACTGCCATTACCCACACTTCCATCATTTCACGTAAACGAAGAGAAAAGCGCACCTGCCATTACTCCATACACGGAGAAGAACACTCACCAAAACGACGAGAACAACCCAGACGAAAACACAGAGAAAAACCGCCTCAAGAACAACGAAACCACATACGCCGGTAGAGAGAACAAACCACCCATTTCACCCAAAGGAATACTCGCCGTATAGAGCGTTATCAGGGGGAAGGTTTGCACGTTCATAGGAGAGAAAATACGTAGAGATTTAACTGGAGGTATAAGTGGGAAGGGGAAGAGAGGTATCGCTACTTTCTTCGTAGAAATTCAAGCCATAGTTTTTGTCACCCGTAATGTCTCTCTCCACCCCTTCGGTCAGCCTTCGGGCCATCCAGGGAAAAGGCCGTTTCCCTTTTCACGAACGGGAGCATCGCCGCAGGGTAAAGGCTGGAGGTTTTCAGGGAAACGGTGGGAATCCCGCTATACGAACCGGGAAAAGGCTGGCTGCCGGTCGGGAAACGGGTACATCCCGGTACAGAGCGAGGGACGGCTGCGGGAGTATGCCTTTTCCTCATTCACCTGAAGAGTGCGGGAATTGGTGAATCCCGCAGTTGAGCGTTGGGACCAGATCAGCTTCGCACGCTCATATCGGGAAGCTAGATCTAGTGTAAAGGGTTACGGGTTTTGGTGGTGAAATCGCCGAGGACGTTTATTCGAAAATCTCACTGCCCTGATTCGCATCGTCCCTGTTGTCCCACAAATCATCGAGCGCCTCTTCTCTTGTCCCGAAGGGGCCGGAGACGACAGGTGCGCTTGAACTGGTATCGTCCAGCTCTGTGTAAATCTGACCGTTAACCAAAACGACGCGTCCGACAGCGATGCCGCCATGTAGCAACTCGCCTCTTTCGGCGTCGATGCTGAAGTACCCGTCTGTGTAGTCTTTAGTGCTCATCACATTCCCTCTGAGTTAGCCAGATACATACATAGCAATAAATCGGCACAAGCACATCAGCCTTTAAGGAATTCTTTTTCCCCGATTTCTTATTGCGATAATAACACCAACAAGAAAACAACATGTTTAGACAATGGAGAAACACATGTACAAGCATCTGAATATCAGCATCACCCTCTGTGGCGAGGAAGAGTCCCCCGAGTGTGAGATCTCCCTCGATGACGTTATCCGTTCCCAGGATGTTGCTGGTCGCGTGGCGACGCTCATCTCTGAAGGATATAGAAAAGGGACGTTTGATTTCCATATCGAGGACAACCCAATGTCCGTCGCGTGGAACTGCACGACGTCAGAAACGAAGTTAGGGTGAAGAGATGATTAAGATGCCTGTGATGGTTGAGGTGTGGAGCGTGGATTCCCTGGCTGAGTGTCTGGATGCTGTGGGGCCGGAGTTGTACCGCAAGTTGTGGTCTTTCGTCCCGGCTGAAGGGGAATCACCCAAAGGGAAGGATATCTGGCATCTGCTCAGTGAAGATGAACAGCGGGAGCTGGTGGACGCGGTACACATCGAGTTCCCGGACGACGAAGATTAAGAGTGAGGCCACCAGCACGGTGGCTTTTTGCTGTTTGCAACCTCCGGGGCAGCGCAGCACCGTAACGCTATGCTTTGTAGCCGTTTTCTCGCTGGTATTGTTTACACCAACAAGAAAACAAGTTGTTTACGGAGTGAATTATGAAAAACGCGATGATCACCAAACTGAGCGCGGGCCAGCCACGTAAAGAAAAACCAACCGTAATGAGCCAGCTGACCCTGCTCGATATCATCGCCAACGGCACTGCCATTCGCCTGTTCAAAGAGACGCTGGTCTCGTTCGACAATGGTTCCCGCACGCGTTACGTAATGAGTGTGCGTCGCCAGAGTGGGAGAGGGTGGATGGCAAAACAGATCATCTGGCCGGAAGGAGAGCTGGAACAGGCGCTACTGGAAGCGAACAAAGTAGCCCAGCAAGAAATCCAGCGTGCCTCTCTCCTGGCGACAGCCTGACATGTGCAAAAGCGATTAGTCGTCACTACGACAGCCCCGTCCATCCTTCGGGGCTTTTTTGCTTACCCGTATTGTAAGTGCTTACCTATGACAATAATATAATCAGGTCAACAACAGGGAGACCAAAAATGACTGTAATTCGTGAAAACCTGGTTCTTGATTTGTACTATGCGTCAGAAACAACCTCAGGCGGAAAAGTTGCAAAACTGACCGCTATTCTGCGTGACAGCACGAACGGGACTGAAGTGCTCACCACCACCCTGATCCGCACCGGGACAGAAGAGGATTGGGTGTACACCGTAGGCTTCCAGAGCATCAGCGACGCATCCGAACCAATGCTGCTGAAACTGGAAACGTATTTCCGCGGCGTAGACAAAGAGATGTTTGAGAAGATGATGGTGAAAGCAGACGAGCTGTACACCTCCTACTTGAACCCGAGCAACACCTGGCTTGGACAATACGGTCTGCGCATCGTGTCCAACGAACCGGTTGAAAACTACATCCCGGAAAGCGTATTCGCTTAATCCCTCCAATGGCGCGTACCCCGCGCCATTTTCTTATCCCCGATAACAAAATGTTTTTTGCCTTATCCACAGTGCGATAATTACACCAACAAGAAAACAAGATGTTTACGCATTGAGGATATGCACATGACCGATTTCACTATCTCCCCTAAAGCTGAAAACGTATGGCTGGAATCCTGGCTCGACCTGTCGCCGGAAGAACAGCAGGAAATGGATCACGTTGAACAGGACGAACAATGTGATGCCCGCTTCTTCCGCTTTGAGGACAGCGTTTATGATATTGCCGACTTCATGCGCGATGACCGCTTCCCGGACTGGCACGCAGGCTACCCATTAAATGCCTTCGCCATGCTGATGATCCGCGTGGATGGCTCCGGCGATACCATCGACGTCGGTCTGCTCCACTAAGAGAACGAGGCCACCCACGCCGGTGGCCTTAAATGACCATCCTGTTTCCCGCAGGCTAAAAACACCCACCTCTTGTCGCCAGGCTACCGAACAACCCTCCGACTCCCTGCCGGCCACCAGCTGCCGGAACAGAACGCTTGGACGCCTTATGCGCGTAGCGATAATTAAACCAACAAGAAAACAAGTTGTTTAAAGGATTATCACCATGAACTTTATCGCTACTGTTAACACCCCTGCGCATGGCCATATTTCTGTGACGTTCTCTGATAACGAGAAAAGCGTGCTGGGCGCCTGGCGTGACAATGTAACCATCGAGCTGTCCGGGAAAGAGAAACAGCAGATCACCAATGACATTATCTGCAACCGTCGCCATAAACGCGTATTTGAAAAAGCGTATGTCTCCACTTCGGGATTTGGCGTATTCATCTTCCCGGTACGCAGCGGTCGCTTCTGCCAGTCAAAACTCATCGAGTTCGCCACGCAGATCGCGCTATGGGTTAAAACAGAATCCGGGTTCGACTTCAGCGAACAGGAAGCAGTGGGGGAGGGGATGCGTATCGCCAACAATGCCATCAAGTGCAAAAACGTCACCTACGAAGCAGGAATCGACTCGTGGAGTGTCTCGTGCGGGGAATACGTGAAAGAGGTGTACGGAAAGAACCGCATTCACATCCTGACTGGCAAGTAAGAGGGGAGGGGCTGGAAACGCCCCTTTCTTTTCGTCCACCAGCTGCCGCAGGGATATTCAGAAACGGCCAGAGGGCTGTCCGGGGAACCGAAGGGAAACGGCCAGGGAATTTTCGGGAAACGGCTGGGTTTGCCTTTATGTAGAAAACAGAGCGGGAGAAGTCCAGAATCCTGCCAGAAAATATCGCAGGGGCGCTGGGGTAACGCTGGTGGAGTTTCAGCCCCTGAGCCATCCAGATAGCTTTCGCTATGTGATTATGTGAATCCGTGGGTAAACCACTGCAAGCGCGTACACGTCGCGCCAACGTGCCAATGATACGCGAGCGCCCACGGATAGCGCCAACATTGCCGACACGTCCCGAAGGATAGCGCGGATCACGTCGCCAGCTATCGCCAGACGATCACGCCCACGACACGACAAAATAAACCACGCGCTAAAACGCTGTAAAACGCGCTATAACGTGTTTTTTATTGTGGGTAATGGGTATGACCACCACACATAAAAACGCGTTAAATTGGCGCGTTTATGGCGCTTATTTTGGGTCTGTTTTGGCTGACTTCAGACAATAAAAAACGCGCCAACAATGGCGCGTTATGATGTGCGGATCTTGAAACGAAAAAAGCGCCCACTATGGGCGCTATTGCTTAAATGCTGTTTTGCAGTTTTCCGATCATTTCAGACAAGCGCAAATATTCACGTTTGCGTTTACAGTCTCTTTTGCTGTTAAGCAAATCAGAAAACGTAAAATTTAATTTGTCACGTTGCGCTTTTAAGTCGCCGATTAATTCAAGTTTATAAGCGCGATATTTTGCGCGATATTCCGCGCGGATCTGGTCATAACTAATCATGATTTTTATCCTTAAAACTAGCGCCCATAGTGGGCGCTATATCCATCTAATTACGCTTTGAAAGCATCAGCCAGATAGTTATAAAAATCATTCTTGATAAAGCGATATTGTTGCGATCCGTTTTTAGCAGCGCCCATTCCTTTTATTTTCTCGACCAGTCCGAGACGTTCACACAAATTGATAAGCTGATTGGCTTGAGTGTAGCCAGCGTCTAATTTAATCTCACATGCTTTTTTAGCTTCATTCATTAAATCGAATACAGCG
Encoded here:
- a CDS encoding HD domain-containing protein, which codes for MSSISKAHMFAAGAHGGVGQKRKYTGEDYINHPVAVRETVAWHGGTVEMQIAALLHDVVEDTHVTIEMVREHFGEHVAEMVLALTNIARPEDGNRIQRFIINVRELEQTPNTNTLSVS
- a CDS encoding lysozyme inhibitor LprI family protein; the encoded protein is MKNILLASLLVASPAAFAASFDCQKASTEVEHKICDNERLSKLDEQLSSTYSIALKANPGDADTLKTVQRQWINMRGKLTDDKALELVYLIQINGLKGLDGSASTAVVNETPKPVQKQPEVQEKTSKADAKQAKSGDELTLESFRAKYIEVDGEYYSTTSLPGGSSFLFTCASRIADDQVNVWKKYAAKEGKIDLFFELETRIHTAMLNANFQKLNSDLTKTGICDLITAVP
- the ydfZ gene encoding putative selenium delivery protein YdfZ: MKTYDRNRNAITTGSRVMVATNGATGVIKEICGEGKSEEQLRRSDCVSIEGVEGLFCPMDLVRLGFH
- a CDS encoding GIY-YIG nuclease family protein, translated to MELFQYLQSLYPQLTPNNSKIHLASTNEYKENPIQEFVKETFDDWQCLQKLKSFNRTYVVSLIQTEDKARFLYAGTYLNVGCSLTASHAVPGRNEDYYLYQLTPVPELDEYRGRLYVSAERPRRSILNGETLAGKLRVVEIAPSCLSFGEFPGYKDVVLDRASLGTIIRQELKSWRTALSIVKGIYLLTDVDGEKLYVGQANGKGGIWGRWKTYFKTGHGGNAGLIEAFGTGDEERLKNVTFSILEIMDINSDACEINRRESHWKRILLSRSVGHNRN